The following are encoded in a window of Candidatus Fluviicola riflensis genomic DNA:
- a CDS encoding sulfatase-modifying factor protein: MTTQTDLSKLMVAIPAGSIGLRDDRTKQQWTVDLNAFLLAKFPVTQAFYFEIMNETPGAFTGKNLPVETVSWKEAVTFCNALSAKEGLELCYSFSDEDVTFDAEANGYRLPTEAEWEYACKAGTTGIRYGELDAIAWYKGNSEKTTHEVGTKEPNAWGLYDMLGNVWEWCSDIYDETVYGSYRILRGGGWYDEERGCLATNRRRSHPTSFKIDDLGFRIARNNP; the protein is encoded by the coding sequence ATGACAACACAAACTGATCTATCTAAGTTGATGGTCGCAATTCCTGCCGGAAGTATAGGTCTGAGAGACGATCGCACCAAACAGCAATGGACAGTTGATCTGAATGCTTTTTTACTGGCTAAATTCCCTGTAACACAAGCGTTCTATTTCGAAATCATGAACGAAACACCTGGCGCTTTTACCGGTAAAAATCTGCCTGTGGAAACCGTAAGTTGGAAAGAAGCTGTTACTTTTTGTAATGCGCTTTCGGCCAAAGAAGGGTTGGAATTGTGTTATTCATTCAGCGATGAAGACGTTACTTTCGATGCTGAAGCCAACGGATACAGGCTTCCTACCGAAGCCGAATGGGAATATGCGTGCAAAGCGGGAACTACTGGAATTCGCTACGGTGAACTGGATGCCATTGCGTGGTACAAAGGCAATTCCGAAAAAACGACACATGAGGTAGGAACAAAAGAGCCCAATGCATGGGGATTGTACGATATGCTGGGTAATGTTTGGGAATGGTGTTCGGATATTTACGACGAAACCGTTTACGGTTCTTACCGCATCTTGAGAGGCGGCGGCTGGTACGACGAAGAACGCGGTTGTTTGGCTACTAATCGCCGGCGCAGTCACCCGACTTCGTTTAAAATCGATGATCTGGGTTTTCGTATTGCCCGGAATAATCCCTGA
- a CDS encoding DNA alkylation repair protein — protein sequence MTVDEVMTELAAYGSQSIKNILLKHGVKEPFFGVKIQDLKVIEKRVKKNHELALGLFNTGNADAMYLAGLIADDSRMTKADLQTWIERAVSSNISEYTVPWVCAASNFGFELGMEWINADQEHIATAGWNTLGGLTALKPDDELDLEAYRALIARIEKTIHTARNRERYAMNSFLIAVGSYVPALTNEAKAAGERIGVVTVDMNGTSCKVPGVVDYIGKVESKGKLGKKKKTLKC from the coding sequence ATGACTGTAGATGAAGTAATGACAGAGCTGGCTGCTTACGGCAGTCAATCCATCAAAAATATTTTGCTGAAACACGGTGTGAAAGAACCGTTTTTTGGGGTGAAGATCCAGGACCTGAAAGTGATTGAAAAAAGAGTCAAGAAGAATCACGAACTCGCCCTTGGGTTATTTAATACCGGAAATGCGGATGCTATGTATCTCGCAGGATTGATCGCCGATGATAGTCGTATGACCAAAGCTGATTTGCAAACCTGGATCGAAAGAGCCGTTTCCTCCAATATAAGTGAATACACAGTCCCATGGGTATGTGCAGCGAGCAATTTTGGTTTCGAACTGGGCATGGAATGGATCAATGCTGACCAGGAACACATTGCGACAGCCGGTTGGAATACGTTGGGTGGCTTAACCGCATTAAAGCCGGATGATGAATTGGACCTGGAGGCTTACCGTGCGCTGATTGCCCGGATTGAAAAAACAATTCACACTGCAAGAAATCGTGAACGATACGCCATGAACAGTTTTCTGATCGCGGTCGGATCGTATGTTCCGGCATTGACCAACGAGGCCAAAGCTGCCGGCGAAAGAATCGGTGTTGTAACTGTTGATATGAACGGGACTTCGTGCAAAGTTCCGGGGGTCGTGGATTATATCGGTAAAGTGGAAAGCAAAGGAAAACTCGGAAAAAAGAAGAAAACGTTGAAATGCTGA
- a CDS encoding peroxiredoxin yields the protein MEKQHTYHTAIRWTGNKGHGTTGYRNYERDYTISAEGKPDISGSSDPAFRGDKAKYNPEDLLLASIASCHMLGYLHLCSEAGVIVVDYSDRATGLMEETPDGGGRFLFVTLFPAVTVTESSMVEKANELHHEANKLCFIANSLNFKVDHQPTCVVKQ from the coding sequence ATGGAAAAACAGCACACCTATCATACGGCCATTCGATGGACCGGCAATAAAGGACACGGAACTACCGGATACCGCAATTACGAACGTGATTACACTATTTCGGCTGAAGGAAAACCGGATATTTCGGGTTCGTCCGATCCTGCATTTCGCGGTGACAAAGCCAAATACAATCCCGAAGATTTATTGCTTGCATCCATAGCGTCCTGCCACATGTTGGGGTACCTGCATTTATGTTCGGAAGCCGGCGTGATCGTTGTTGATTATTCTGATCGCGCTACAGGATTGATGGAAGAAACACCGGATGGCGGTGGCCGGTTCTTGTTCGTAACGCTCTTCCCTGCTGTCACCGTTACCGAATCTTCGATGGTAGAGAAAGCAAATGAACTTCATCACGAAGCAAATAAGTTGTGTTTTATTGCCAATTCGTTGAATTTCAAGGTCGATCATCAACCAACTTGCGTTGTAAAACAGTAG
- a CDS encoding FAD-dependent oxidoreductase: MERKKIVIIGGGFAGLNVARKLAKANCDILLVDKQNHHMFQPLFYQVASARLEPSSISFPFRALFRRSKNIGFRYATMTAVRPEHNEIETSMGTIPYDVLIIATGCRTNFFGNESIEQHTMAMKSTQQTIHIRNTILSKFEKIIFVDDEEKEELMNLVIVGAGPTGVELSGAFAEMQRNVLPRDYPQFDFSKLKIILLEGSPNTLNSMGEAARKWSRIYLERMGVDVRTSTVVKNYDGHDLTLVNGEVIPTQTVIWAAGVTGNIIPGIDEKVVFKARYKVNRFSEIEHHPNIYAIGDIAYMETPKYPQGHPQLANVAINQGKNLARNLKRKWASRQQVLFEYKDKGSMATIGKHKAVVELPRFHFQGYFAWLIWMVLHLMLILSVRNKIVVFYNWAWHYITGDSSLRLILRDERDREVRRRND, from the coding sequence ATGGAGCGCAAGAAAATAGTCATCATCGGTGGAGGTTTTGCGGGATTGAATGTCGCCCGTAAACTGGCAAAAGCCAATTGTGACATTCTGTTGGTGGACAAACAGAATCACCACATGTTTCAACCACTTTTTTACCAGGTGGCTAGTGCGCGGCTGGAACCTTCGAGTATTTCATTTCCATTTCGGGCGTTGTTCCGTAGATCAAAAAACATCGGTTTCAGGTACGCGACCATGACCGCTGTTAGGCCGGAGCACAATGAAATCGAAACCTCGATGGGAACGATTCCCTATGACGTACTGATAATCGCTACCGGATGTCGCACCAATTTTTTCGGAAATGAAAGTATTGAGCAGCATACGATGGCCATGAAATCAACCCAGCAAACAATTCATATCCGTAACACGATTCTTTCCAAATTCGAGAAAATCATTTTTGTGGATGATGAAGAGAAGGAAGAGTTGATGAATCTAGTGATTGTTGGAGCTGGACCAACCGGCGTGGAATTATCGGGTGCTTTCGCTGAAATGCAACGGAACGTATTACCGCGGGATTACCCGCAGTTTGATTTTTCGAAGCTGAAGATCATTTTGTTGGAAGGAAGTCCTAACACGCTCAACTCAATGGGAGAAGCAGCCAGAAAATGGTCGAGAATTTACCTGGAGCGAATGGGAGTGGATGTCCGTACATCAACGGTGGTTAAAAACTATGATGGCCATGACCTGACGTTGGTAAACGGAGAAGTTATTCCGACCCAAACAGTGATCTGGGCGGCAGGTGTTACCGGAAATATCATTCCGGGAATTGACGAAAAGGTTGTGTTTAAAGCACGCTATAAAGTGAATCGTTTTTCGGAGATCGAGCATCATCCGAACATTTACGCCATTGGTGATATTGCCTACATGGAAACTCCGAAATATCCCCAGGGACATCCACAGCTGGCCAATGTTGCCATCAACCAGGGGAAAAATCTGGCAAGGAATCTCAAGCGAAAATGGGCAAGCAGACAGCAAGTACTTTTTGAATACAAAGACAAAGGCTCCATGGCGACCATCGGGAAACACAAAGCTGTAGTCGAATTGCCGCGTTTTCACTTCCAGGGCTATTTTGCATGGTTAATTTGGATGGTACTTCACCTGATGCTCATTTTGAGCGTGCGCAATAAAATTGTAGTGTTTTACAACTGGGCGTGGCATTATATCACCGGCGACAGCTCGCTTAGATTGATCTTACGTGATGAGCGTGACCGGGAAGTGAGAAGGCGGAATGATTGA
- a CDS encoding chorismate synthase, translating to MGSVYGHIFRLSSFGESHGAGIGGVIDGVPAGFTLDLEAIQHELDRRKPGQSAIVTQRKEADEVEFFSGIFEGKTTGTPIGFLVRNTNQKPQDYDELNTAFRPSHADFTYQQKYGIRDPRGGGRSSARETIARVVAGAIAKQLLAIINIRIDAFVDQVGSIRWEGTWSADLAKVRESNAVRVPDLETAEQMENLIREVRKDGDTIGGCVRCVITGTPAGLGEPVFDKLHAELGKAMLSINAVKGFTIGSGFDGIEMRGSQHNDAFTAGGSTLTNHSGGIQGGISNGMPIDFRVAFKPVATIMTEQQTIDTNLEETTLTGKGRHDPCVVPRAVPIVEAMAAMVILDFYLRQKATL from the coding sequence ATGGGCTCAGTTTACGGCCATATATTTCGGTTGTCTTCGTTCGGTGAATCGCACGGAGCGGGGATAGGTGGCGTTATTGATGGCGTTCCCGCCGGATTTACACTCGATTTGGAAGCCATTCAACATGAATTGGACCGCCGTAAACCCGGACAATCGGCCATTGTGACTCAACGCAAGGAAGCCGACGAAGTCGAATTTTTCTCAGGCATTTTTGAAGGAAAAACAACCGGAACTCCTATCGGGTTTTTGGTGCGCAATACAAATCAAAAACCGCAGGATTACGATGAGTTGAATACCGCTTTTCGTCCGTCACATGCCGATTTTACTTACCAGCAAAAATATGGAATCCGTGATCCTAGAGGTGGTGGACGTTCCAGCGCACGTGAAACCATTGCACGTGTGGTTGCCGGAGCGATTGCCAAACAACTCCTTGCAATAATTAATATTCGTATCGATGCTTTTGTTGACCAGGTTGGTTCCATCCGTTGGGAAGGAACGTGGTCGGCCGATTTGGCGAAAGTACGTGAAAGCAATGCAGTTCGGGTTCCCGACCTGGAAACAGCTGAACAAATGGAAAACCTGATTCGCGAAGTACGCAAAGACGGTGATACCATTGGCGGTTGTGTACGTTGCGTCATTACCGGAACACCAGCAGGTTTGGGCGAACCGGTTTTCGATAAATTACACGCCGAATTAGGTAAAGCAATGCTTTCGATCAACGCGGTAAAAGGTTTTACCATCGGTTCAGGATTTGACGGCATTGAAATGCGGGGCTCGCAACACAATGATGCGTTTACCGCCGGCGGATCAACATTGACCAACCATTCGGGGGGAATTCAAGGCGGTATTTCAAACGGAATGCCCATTGATTTCAGGGTGGCATTTAAACCGGTTGCGACCATTATGACCGAACAGCAAACCATTGATACCAACCTTGAAGAAACAACTTTAACCGGCAAAGGAAGACACGATCCGTGTGTGGTTCCAAGAGCCGTTCCGATTGTGGAAGCGATGGCGGCTATGGTGATCCTGGATTTTTACTTACGACAAAAAGCTACTTTGTAA
- a CDS encoding dicarboxylate/amino acid:cation symporter, with the protein MAHVQTGGKKSRLTLYIFIGLFLGIGVGVLLNKNYVNYENKELQKIDDKIQANTVLISHVKLQKKEADREPPIQAELSAKSAIDTNRLVAENTKLADKKVKLNESRDTKLQYFTALSENIFLRLIKMIVALLVFSTLVVGVARLGDIKAVGRIGGKTLLWFLSASFVSLLLGMILVNLFKPGLMMDLPLPDAGTSTGVEKVALSFKEFLNHVFPKSPIEAMAHNEILQIVVFSLFFGVACAAIGKKVEPLVNALEMLADIILKITGYVMNFAPFAVFGAMAAIIAKQGLEVLNTYVIFIAEFYGGLLLLWGILFLAGFIVIKKRIFGLFRRIKDPVLIAFSTSSSEAAFPRTMQELEDFGCDKKIVSFVLPLGYSFNLDGSMMYMTFASLFIAQSYGMDLSMGTQMTMLLVLMLTSKGIAGVPRASLVVIAGTLASFGIPEAGLALLLGIDPLLDMGRSATNVIGNSVATAVVSKWENQLKTD; encoded by the coding sequence ATGGCGCACGTTCAGACAGGAGGCAAAAAGAGCCGGTTAACGCTCTATATTTTCATCGGCTTATTTCTTGGGATAGGAGTTGGCGTATTGTTGAATAAAAACTACGTTAACTACGAAAATAAGGAGTTGCAGAAGATCGATGACAAGATTCAGGCCAATACTGTTTTGATCAGTCATGTGAAATTGCAGAAAAAAGAGGCAGATAGAGAACCTCCGATCCAGGCAGAATTATCTGCAAAATCAGCTATTGACACCAATAGACTTGTTGCCGAAAACACCAAACTTGCTGATAAAAAGGTAAAACTCAACGAATCAAGGGACACCAAGCTACAGTATTTCACGGCGTTAAGCGAAAATATTTTCCTGCGATTAATTAAAATGATCGTGGCGCTGCTTGTGTTTTCAACATTGGTAGTTGGCGTAGCGCGTTTGGGTGATATCAAAGCTGTCGGTCGAATTGGAGGAAAGACCTTATTGTGGTTCCTCAGTGCTTCGTTTGTGAGTTTATTGTTGGGAATGATTTTGGTGAACCTGTTCAAACCAGGTTTGATGATGGATTTACCGCTTCCCGATGCAGGAACATCGACCGGGGTGGAGAAAGTTGCACTTTCGTTCAAGGAATTTTTAAATCACGTGTTTCCGAAAAGCCCGATTGAGGCCATGGCACACAACGAGATTTTACAAATTGTGGTTTTCTCATTGTTCTTTGGGGTAGCTTGTGCTGCAATCGGAAAAAAGGTAGAACCGTTGGTGAATGCACTTGAAATGCTGGCAGACATCATTTTGAAAATCACCGGATATGTCATGAATTTCGCTCCGTTTGCTGTATTTGGTGCGATGGCAGCCATTATTGCGAAACAAGGATTAGAAGTATTAAATACCTACGTGATTTTCATCGCTGAATTTTACGGTGGTTTGTTATTGCTGTGGGGAATTTTATTCCTTGCCGGGTTCATCGTTATTAAAAAACGCATTTTCGGATTATTCAGACGTATCAAAGATCCGGTATTAATTGCCTTCAGTACATCGAGTTCAGAAGCCGCTTTCCCAAGGACTATGCAAGAGTTGGAAGATTTCGGCTGCGATAAAAAGATTGTGAGTTTTGTATTGCCACTGGGTTATTCGTTTAACCTCGACGGAAGTATGATGTATATGACGTTTGCTTCGTTGTTCATAGCCCAGAGTTATGGCATGGATTTGAGTATGGGGACACAGATGACTATGTTGTTGGTGTTGATGCTTACCAGTAAAGGAATTGCGGGTGTGCCACGTGCTTCATTGGTGGTGATTGCCGGTACATTGGCTTCATTCGGTATTCCGGAAGCAGGTTTGGCTTTGCTTTTGGGAATTGATCCGTTATTAGATATGGGACGCAGCGCGACAAATGTCATTGGAAACAGTGTGGCCACCGCCGTTGTGTCGAAATGGGAAAACCAGCTTAAAACCGATTAA
- a CDS encoding phosphoglucosamine mutase, with product MATKIKFGTDGWRAIIAEEFTVENVARVAYATAKWLKESGLNQRIAVGHDCRFAGELFADTVTKVLLHEGIEVKLSRGFVSTPMISLAANHLSCGLGIILTASHNPPSYNGFKLKAHYGGPLTPEKVQEIEDIIPEAVPFDYASVELDPFLAKGQLEIVDFETRYVKHVEQHFDLEAIRKSDLNLVYDAMYGAGQNVIRRILPNVQLLHCEHNPSFYGQAPEPIQKNLQPLETYIKQQGNIHCALATDGDADRIGLYNGKGEFIDSHHIILLLMHYLVKYKNQTGKVVTAFSTTPRVGQMAKHYNLESEVVKIGFKYIAGIMVEEDVLIGGEESGGIAVKGHIPERDGIWMGLIVWEFMAKSGRTLDELIAEVYEIVGAFKFERNDLHLTETLKNEVVANCNANKYTAFGKYNVREVGTIDGWKFIFDDNRWLMIRASGTEPVLRTYAEAPTLEEVREILKITEDMIRN from the coding sequence GCTGGAGAGCTATCATCGCGGAAGAGTTTACAGTAGAAAATGTAGCTCGCGTAGCTTATGCAACCGCAAAATGGCTCAAAGAATCGGGATTGAATCAGCGAATTGCCGTTGGGCACGATTGCCGGTTTGCAGGTGAATTATTTGCTGATACCGTAACAAAAGTGCTTCTTCACGAAGGAATTGAAGTGAAATTGTCTCGCGGTTTTGTCTCTACACCAATGATTTCGTTAGCTGCGAATCACCTTTCATGTGGCTTAGGAATTATTCTTACAGCCAGTCACAATCCGCCGTCATACAACGGATTTAAGTTAAAAGCACATTATGGCGGACCGCTGACTCCGGAAAAAGTACAGGAAATCGAAGATATTATTCCTGAAGCTGTGCCGTTTGATTACGCTTCGGTGGAATTGGATCCGTTTCTCGCGAAAGGACAATTGGAAATTGTGGATTTTGAAACGCGTTATGTAAAGCACGTTGAACAGCATTTCGACCTCGAGGCCATTCGCAAGTCTGATTTAAATTTGGTATACGATGCCATGTACGGAGCAGGCCAAAATGTGATTCGTCGTATTTTGCCGAACGTGCAATTATTGCATTGCGAGCACAATCCGTCATTTTACGGACAAGCTCCCGAACCAATCCAGAAAAACCTGCAACCGCTTGAAACATACATCAAGCAACAAGGAAATATTCATTGTGCCCTGGCGACTGATGGCGATGCCGACCGAATCGGTTTGTATAACGGAAAAGGTGAATTCATCGACTCGCACCACATTATTTTGTTGCTGATGCATTACCTGGTGAAGTATAAAAACCAAACAGGTAAAGTGGTTACGGCATTTAGTACGACACCGCGCGTTGGCCAGATGGCAAAACATTACAACCTGGAATCGGAAGTCGTGAAAATCGGTTTTAAATACATTGCCGGAATCATGGTGGAAGAAGATGTATTGATTGGTGGTGAAGAATCGGGCGGAATCGCAGTAAAAGGACATATTCCCGAGCGCGATGGTATCTGGATGGGTTTGATCGTCTGGGAATTTATGGCTAAATCAGGCAGGACGCTGGACGAATTGATTGCAGAAGTTTATGAAATTGTCGGCGCTTTTAAGTTTGAGCGCAACGATTTACATTTGACCGAAACCCTGAAAAACGAAGTGGTTGCCAATTGCAACGCTAATAAATACACTGCCTTCGGAAAATATAACGTTCGTGAAGTAGGAACAATCGACGGCTGGAAATTTATCTTCGACGATAATCGCTGGTTGATGATCCGCGCTTCAGGAACCGAACCAGTGCTCAGAACGTATGCCGAAGCTCCGACTTTGGAAGAAGTACGCGAGATTTTGAAGATCACCGAAGACATGATTCGTAATTAA